TTCAGCTTGAATCCAGAGGACAGGAAACGGTCCACATCATTCCTAAGAAAAAAATGTAAGGGAAAGGTTCAGAGCTCGGAAAGCTGGTTTAAATAAAACTGTTAACTGCCTTTCCAAGTCTAGCAATAGAAAATCATGAGAATTCAACACTCTAGTTTTAAATAACAAAATTAGGCAAAGCGAATCCGGAAAAATTCCATCTATCTCAGCATAATGTTCGGACCCTTCAGTGCACTAGAGAATTAACTTTATTATGAGATGAAGGGAGTATAAACCATCACAAATTTTCTTCCAGAAATAGGTGTCTGACAGGCTAGCTGACGCTGTATTGTGTACGACACTTACATCTAAGGCGAAGTAACATTGCAGCCAAGCTAAACAATAAAAACATACCTATCTAAATCCATATCACCTCAGTGACGAGCTACAGTAACACAATACATAAACATCATGTCATCGTCCATGAGAAGATTCAAAGTATCCTCGTGTGATCATACAAGTTACGGGTATAAGCAAAATATTCGACAAGAAAATGCAACAGTAATACTTGAACAACATACATCATAAAATATTACGCAAATCACATGTTTGCAAAAGGCATGAAAGCATAGCTACTATCAAACACATGAACTTAAAGCATGTAGTATGGCATCAtttaaacaacaagatgaatcaTTCTTCATACTAAAAGCTTGGTTCTCTACAAACAATTAAGCCATCCAAATCACTACCACACACTAAAATATCATACCGAAACTCCTCGACTAACTAAACTAGTTACATGAACAAGCATAAGACATCAGCAAACCACTTAAGTAAAACACTACAGAGTACACAACAAGAGGCAACCAACGATATAAAAGCCACTAAAATACCATACTTTTTCTTCTTCGTTGGAACGGTAGTTTTCCCCTTTGAATTATAATTACGGTTCCCAAAAGAAACAAGGCTTTCGACATAAGTCCAAGTATCAAAATTAAAAGAAGCAGTATACAAGGGCAATCCATGAACTAAAGCCCTCACAATACTCCTCTTCTCCCAATCATACCAACCAAAAACCCGGCCATCCAAGTTGAGCAAAATCTTTTGCCTATCTTTCGAGTAAACAAGCGCAATAATATCTACCGAAGCCCCAATGCTCGACGTATCACTAATACTAAACAACCTAACCCAGGACCCCTCCTTCATAATCCAAAAATCAGCACGCATCAATCTACTGTAATTCGATGCACCATGATCCACATTGTTATAGTTCACAAAGAAACTAAGACAACCACCTACTTGTCCCATCGCCAAGCAAAACATAAAGAAATTATCATCAAACTTAGGAAGGTCCATAATCGAGAAAGTCTCGGTCTGAAGATTAAAACACCTAACAAAAGGCGTAATCTTCCCATCATTTACGATGAAATATAAAACCTCATTAAAAAGCGCTGCATTGCATTCCTGAAGACCACCATAATTCAGATACACATTTCCTACAATATCAATATATTTCCAAGAATAATTCTTCAAACTAAACATGCAAACCTCAGTACCAACAAAAACAGAATTCCTATAAAACTCGAGAATTCGCACCAACTTATAATCATCGTTAACACTATCATACCCAAAACCGTAAACAAACAAATGTTCCTCAGTTTTCGGGCGATGATCATGGGCCCTAAATATTGTTTCAGGATTAGGTTTCGGAAATCGAGAGGGTTGAACAGGGAGTAATTGATGCGAACCCGTAGTAGGATTGTACAAGCAAATGTACGCTCCATCGAAAGAGGAAATGCAAACGACGCCGTTACAAGAACCAAGGATTTTAACGCAGTGGTAATCGGGGAACTGGAGTAGAGGATGGTGAAGCTCCGTGAATCGGAAAATGGCGGCGTTGGTGATGGTAGCAGTGAAGATGGAGAAGCTGGAGCAGATGAGATTAGGGTTTTGGTTttcggaaattagggttttggagaggTGAAGTTTGATGAAATTGGGGGAATTGATTAGGGAATTCCATAGTTTTGAGACGGATTTGAAGCGGGTTAAGGGTTTTACTGGTAATCTTGTGAGGATTTCTGTGATTATATCGAAGGGGAGTGTTTTTTCCGCCATTTTTGTGCTTGTTCTAAAGCTCAAGTTGGTAATTTTGCCGGCTATGCAAGTTGGAAAATGAAAGGGCGCTCATTCAAGTTACTTGGTGTCTTGGAGTGGGGTAATGTTATAGGGGTGCTCATTTTTGTACCAGTTTGAAAAATGAAAGGGCGCTCATTCAAGATACTCATTCATGGACAAAAATAATAATCGCAATTTATTTTTGCAGTACGATTTTTATTCATTGCAGTACTTTTTGAACCAAAATTTCTATTTCTCTACCCTTTACTAAAAAATATCAAACATAATTTTCTCTAACTTCTCTCTATTGTTAAACCTTAATTATGAATGGTTATTCGAGTATACTGCATGTAGTTAATTCATTAATCCATTATTAATAATCAAATTGATTATTTGTTAGtataattttattcttttatttaattagggtttatgttaaAACCAATTAAGAGCTACATAGTGTTGTATGGTGGGGACATTGATGTACTTAGATGCGGCTGTGTTGGTTAATGTTGGTGGTTCGACGGTGGTCCGCCGACGATGTGGGAGTGGTCGTTCGAGTCGGCAACTGTAGTAAGGGAGGTGCGTTGGAGGGGTAGGTGCGGGTAGGGTCATTCGACGGCAGGGTGGTGTTGATTCGGTTGGCTGGCGAAGGTAGGCCAGTAGCCGGCGCAGTTGGCTGCCGGTGGTATTGTTTTGGTGGTTAATATTGTAGTAGTAACGGACAGTTCGTATCGCTGGACTGcttttaatttttttctttttccttcgtAGTACAACAGTACCTGGTAATGGGTtagtactttttttttcttttttttttcttttttttttaatttaatgtagtactaaaatgataaatatttttatttttattttagacattattttagtaaaatttgaAAAAACACCAGTGATATTGAGGTGGATCTCCGACTGTTTGATCGTCATACGTCTATGTTTATCAATGCGGTACATGTTTGTTCATTAACCATATGATGGATGAaatcagaggaggaggaggatatgTAAAATTACAGAGAAGTTAGAGGGAGAAAATGGAAGGAAAAATGAGAGGGTATAACTGTCAATAGTGTACtgcgatgagtaaaatgtgtactgcgaaaatcagcacccATACTAATAATATACCTTTTATTTCAATGATTTTATTTTAATACCATTTTTCAGTCTCTCTCTTCTTCGTTTACTCTTTACTCTCTCCAAAGCTTcgtttggcaagacatttcaggCACCTAATTTGGTCAAAGCAACTTATTTGATCAAAATTTCatgtaccttatttttttgtaagcgtttgacAAGTGGCTTATTtgagctacctgaaatgaaatgctacctagagtagcatttgagatttcaggtacctgatttggttcgattttccgtttttacccttTAAATCTTTACTATTCAATAATTattatatccttttacgtcatttcatcaaaattatttaccttttcagttaatttgccaaacatttttttatataGGCCATGTTTCGTAATCAGCAGATTGATATTAGTAGAAACAGATTGGTCAACCAGATTATAAATTACAGATTGGATTAACaagtttgactagtatatttcaattagcagatttagtagaagtgtttggtaattatcTGATTTTGGTTAATAGATTATTGTATCTATGTGTAAATTGTTGACGAATTCATATTTCATAATCTACTATTGTGAATATGCTGGGTAGAGCAGCATATTGAaaaacagtagattgagctcCAATCAAATATTTCAATATGTCATTTATCAAACAAGCAAAATagtagattggtgagtcaaacatgctaaaagccttgaatatgctaaaaatttctcaatccgctgtttaccaaacacccccataATTAGCTACCTTATCGgttctaattttcagctaccttatcagttaccttctcaggtttcagttagcttttcagttttcagctacttTTTCAGgtttcaactaccttttcagttagttttaccaaacatagCCTAATTACAAACCATTAACCACTGCCTGCGGCCTGGCAGCCACCATACATCGCTGTCTCCCTTGCGCCACCGGCCGGTCTTGGCGACCTCCTCAGACCGGCCATCAGATAATCTCATAGATCCGCCTCCCAATGATGATCTTAATTAGGTCTATTTCTCATCACTTTTCGCCCTTTTCTCTCTTTGCTTCctcaaaacaaaagaaaaagaaaaaaaaatttatagaaaTGGGTATGTCAACTTATTGCAGCCTTAATACATGAAACTGGTATAAAAGAGCTTGAAGAAATAGTGAAAAGAAAGCAGTAGCAAATTGAAAACAAGCAGTTGACAGCACCATTCACGCAGCAACAAGTTGAAAAGGAAGCAATTGAAAACATGCAGTAGCAAATTGAACTACAGCATTCCCATTATTCACGTAGACCACTATACAACCTCCCCTCCACCACTGCCACAACCTTACGCCACCATGGGTGACAACACCACCACGACATGTGCGACGCCCGACGACATCACCAAGATAAACGCCGATAAACACCTAACGCCACAACCACCAACAAGAGCGTCAGTATTAGCGCTGACCAATAACTACCACCACAGCCGCAATACAACAACCACCGTGGTGGTCGTGCCCACCACAGGCGACCATCTTGCCTTCCACCGCAACAACATTCATACACGTAAGACTCTGACCATAAATTTTCAATTGGCAATTATtgttacaaactgtaatttcatTACTCTAATTAATCTATCTATAACATTGTTAATGAAGTAAATAAAACATAGATTATTACTTGATCGACATGAGTTGTGGCATAGTTGATTAATTTacggatttgattaattttgtgtgAAAGGCAATTACCTGAAGGAAGTCTGGGCGTTCCACCTCATCTATACCACTCTATCAATAACAGGAAAAAAGTAGCAATTAAGTTTAAGTTTGAGCTTGGTCGCAAGGGAGTGGTTGTTTTTTTGGGGAAGGGTAAGGTATGGAAAACAATGGCAAAAAGTTTGTGAAAAAGTAAAATGCGTACATTAATGAGCAACTTCGACGTTGTTTTATTCGACTCgattttgtttagtttagttctGCACAACCAAGTTTTAACTAAATTCGcttttacttatttatttatttttataaataCTTCGGTTTTACTTATAAATTCTTCTTAATTCAGTTCGGATATTTTCAATTGTAAATTCACTCTCGCTCTTCTTGTGCATAAGTGCAACCATATACGAATGCTGACAAATCGGTAACAAATTTAAAGGTTGTAAATCTGGTGGCCGGTGTTTGTTAAGGATTATTTATTTGGGATTAAATGGTGGCAAATAGCAATCCTTTACCTACATTTTGTCGACCAATTGAAAAAAAATCACACACAATTGCATATTAAAGCCATCATCATTGTTCGTGAATAAAATATGTGAGTGAAGTGACTTGAGTgtgtttaaatatatattttgagATCATAAAATGACGATTTAATTTTATTCTAAAtcgaacacaaaatctcattgaagacgggcactatccgtcacaagctgaagacggatagtgcccctctcacaaGATGCAAGTGGCAATATGTGTATGGGTGCTCCATTTTCCCTCCCACTTGCCAACCCACTTGCTTTATATGAGAGGTCTtcaccttgtgacggatattgtccgtcacaagcaagacgctttgtaaaTCGAATCCGTTTCTAAAATGGGCGATTTTCACTAATTATTTAACGGAATAGGTCGATTCCCAAAATAATTGTCGAAAATGGGTCCATGTAGGCTTGGAATTTACGAAGCTATGGTCAAGAGTCAAATCGCCACGGCGCTTGGCGACTTACTTCGAAGACATATTTCCGCGACTCCCCTCCCCTTCCCAGTTTCATAGCCCCAaatcaggaaaaaaaaaatttaggccAAGTAGCCAGCCCCCATGGCTACTTTAGGCCAAATCGCCAGCCTCCATGGCTACTTGAATCTGAGACATACTCAGCTATTTCGTCAAAATTGTCCCAAACACTGCCCATTCAAGTCGCCAAGATGCATGACGACTTTAGGCCAAGTCGCCAGCCCCCATGGCGATTTTATGCTCAATTATCATAGCAACAAAATTTAGGTTTGGTTGCAATTTGGGTATGGTCGCCAACTGAGATGGCGACTTAAATACAAACCTAAGTTCGGATAtaacgtggacccattttgggtaattaatttCAAAGTCGACCCATTTCGttaaataattagtcaaaatcgCCCATTTTAGCAAAAAATTCTTCTAAATCATAACATTACTGTGGAGTATATTAAAGCAAATAAAGGGACCAGTGAATATCACTATATATTACCGAATGCGACAAATTAAGATAATGTAAAACCATAATCGCATCTATAACTTTGAGTAAAATAGcttaattcaaaaatcaaaatataaGTTTAAATATAATAAAGGATGCGACATaagtttaaaaaaaatatatatatacataatccAACCCTACCTGTCAAGACGGTGTTCTCGTTTCTTAAATACTTATATTTTACGGAAGCACCAATTCTTAAAATACTTCTTCATAAATACCGAAAAAATAAATTTGTCTTACGTTAATATATACagtataaaaccgtcttacataaTACCCATaatgtacattataacattaaaggtaCAGTTAATTTATGCAATGAATTTAAAGAGAATGTCGATCTCTttataaaacaaaattaaaaaataccgtgctgtagcacggggatctacactagttactTAACTATAAGTCTATAACTAACTAATAATTCAAAATTATTGTCGGCAA
This sequence is a window from Silene latifolia isolate original U9 population chromosome 8, ASM4854445v1, whole genome shotgun sequence. Protein-coding genes within it:
- the LOC141596179 gene encoding F-box protein CPR1-like, with product MAEKTLPFDIITEILTRLPVKPLTRFKSVSKLWNSLINSPNFIKLHLSKTLISENQNPNLICSSFSIFTATITNAAIFRFTELHHPLLQFPDYHCVKILGSCNGVVCISSFDGAYICLYNPTTGSHQLLPVQPSRFPKPNPETIFRAHDHRPKTEEHLFVYGFGYDSVNDDYKLVRILEFYRNSVFVGTEVCMFSLKNYSWKYIDIVGNVYLNYGGLQECNAALFNEVLYFIVNDGKITPFVRCFNLQTETFSIMDLPKFDDNFFMFCLAMGQVGGCLSFFVNYNNVDHGASNYSRLMRADFWIMKEGSWVRLFSISDTSSIGASVDIIALVYSKDRQKILLNLDGRVFGWYDWEKRSIVRALVHGLPLYTASFNFDTWTYVESLVSFGNRNYNSKGKTTVPTKKKKNDVDRFLSSGFKLKL